The proteins below are encoded in one region of Drosophila santomea strain STO CAGO 1482 chromosome 2R, Prin_Dsan_1.1, whole genome shotgun sequence:
- the LOC120446689 gene encoding uncharacterized protein LOC120446689, whose product MFLAKSSAVFRPQLFNEAKALVKSQFQAFSQIERRFAHSDDRCANKKSRKCEQNPPKGVGLPPGRRHSHSDGGNDKCAKKRKEEKKCEKFVSQNAKKPECKPPLVQKPKYYRQLNPCKTDKELSELHPKYLGVWGRCDIPYKPEPECLDPCDLAERLDDKYYKPSKSLDRKFDQYWVECFFRKQKRCCRKVAPERTYRVIRNKCAAAPKKTNCFTVNPMPCKQEAKVGPCPKLQLCECPTATAEINCKLVRRHTRCRRRACQYPSFSECQHEELNTSRPIECRCLEVPPTCLVYRHALLDRRLPCEPLKPRDSC is encoded by the coding sequence ATGTTTCTGGCCAAAAGTTCCGCCGTATTTCGTCCGCAGCTCTTTAATGAAGCGAAGGCACTAGTTAAGTCCCAGTTTCAGGCTTTTTCGCAGATCGAGCGACGTTTTGCTCACTCCGACGACAGGTGCGCCAACAAGAAGAGCAGGAAATGCGAGCAGAATCCACCCAAGGGTGTTGGGTTGCCCCCAGGACGACGACACTCTCACTCGGATGGCGGCAATGATAAGTGCGCGAAGAAGCGAAAGGAGGAGAAGAAGTGCGAGAAGTTCGTCTCCCAGAACGCCAAAAAGCCGGAATGCAAGCCGCCCCTGGTCCAAAAGCCCAAATACTACAGGCAACTGAATCCCTGCAAGACGGACAAGGAGCTGTCCGAGCTGCATCCCAAGTATCTGGGTGTGTGGGGTCGATGCGACATACCCTACAAGCCGGAGCCCGAGTGCCTGGATCCCTGTGATTTGGCCGAGCGTTTGGATGACAAGTACTACAAGCCCAGCAAATCCCTGGACCGCAAGTTCGACCAGTACTGGGTGGAGTGCTTCTTCCGGAAACAGAAGCGCTGCTGCCGCAAAGTTGCACCCGAGCGCACCTACCGCGTGATACGCAACAAGTGCGCTGCCGCTCCCAAGAAGACCAACTGTTTCACCGTCAATCCCATGCCCTGCAAACAGGAGGCCAAGGTCGGCCCCTGTCCCAAGCTCCAGCTCTGCGAGTGTCCAACGGCCACGGCCGAGATCAATTGTAAGCTGGTGCGCAGGCACACCAGATGCCGGCGTCGCGCCTGCCAGTATCCCAGCTTCTCGGAGTGCCAGCACGAGGAGCTGAACACCTCCAGACCCATAGAGTGCCGCTGCCTGGAGGTGCCACCCACCTGTCTCGTCTACCGACACGCTCTCCTGGACCGTCGTCTACCCTGTGAACCGCTGAAGCCGCGCGACTCATGTTAG
- the LOC120446830 gene encoding adenosine deaminase 2 isoform X1, producing the protein MAVLLSRRMQLAGLARRATPTAVQLMHENPNEMSLLEMLGTTNLRKSTPKDYRILREIFNSFERYSGVGNNIQLTLPERAANELIMCEKKREYEKGIMDPSKFAPGHHIFQVLSKVKKSPLFQILRRMPKGAALKAHDTSMCSSRAVIKLTYRENLWVCTTQNGCRVEEFRFAKEKPKDINFENGEWQPMEKLRELRGEENLRKYLRMRLSMYPLASFTTNAHAWRHMMGIFHLLDGLLQYAPLWGDYYYSALQEYYADGVQYVEVRTVIPELYCLDGSRLPKRETVQIYKDTLERFKKDHPGFIDSKLIYAPIRHVQPEVVGKYIKECTELNKEFPSFVVGFDLVGQEDVGHPLSQFAEELLKLPDHIHFYFHAGQTNWYGSHVDQNLLDAIVLGTRRIGHGYTITKHPVLMRLAKYLNIALEVCPVSNQVLQLGSDYRSHPAATLIAENVPMVIASGSPAFWRAAPMSHDFYMAFLGIAPMNADLKFLKRTAKNSIKYSSLKDEAKAEAMEKWKKDWDEWIAKIVSQKQKDDQTEKK; encoded by the exons ATGGCGGTGTTGTTGAGCCGCCGGATGCAACTTGCTGGATTGGCGCGgcgtgccacgcccaccgccgtCCAGTTGATGCACGAGAATCCGAACGAGATGTCGCTGCTCGAGATGCTGGGTACCACCAATCTGCGCAAGAGCACGCCCAAGGACTACCGCATCCTGCGCGAGATTTTCAACTCCTTCGAGCGCTACTCCGGTGTGGGCAACAACATTCAGTTGACCCTGCCAGAGCGAGCGGCCAACGAGCTGATCATGTGCGAAAAGAAGCGGGAGTACGAGAAGGGCATCATGGATCCCTCGAAGTTTGCGCCGGGACACCACATCTTCCAGGTGCTCAGCAAGGTGAAGAAGTCGCCGCTCTTCCAAATCCTGAGAAGGATGCCCAAGGGTGCGGCCCTCAAGGCGCACGACACCTCCATGTGCAGTTCGAGGGCGGTCATCAAGTTGACCTATCGGGAGAACCTCTGGGTGTGCACCACCCAGAACGGCTGCCGTGTGGAGGAGTTCCGATTCGCCAAGGAGAAGCCCAAGGATATCAATTTCGAGAATGGCGAGTGGCAGCCGATGGAAAAGCTGAGGGAATTGCGAGGCGAGGAGAATCTCAGAAAGTATTTGCGAATGCGACTCAGCATGTACCCTTTGGCCAGCTTCACGACCAATGCCCACGCCTGGCGCCACATGATGGGCATCTTTCATCTGCTGGACGGTCTACTACAGTATGCCCCCCTTTGGGGAGACTACTACTACAGTGCGCTCCAGGAATACTACGCCGACGGAGTCCAATATGTGGAGGTGAGAACTGTGATCCCGGAACTCTACTGCCTGGATGGGAGCCGTTTGCCCAAGCGGGAAACGGTGCAAATCTACAAGGACACACTGGAGCGATTCAAGAAGGATCATCCAGGATTCATCGATTCCAAGCTGATATACGCGCCCATTCGGCATGTGCAACCGGAGGTAGTGGGCAAATACATTAAGGAGTGCACCGAACTGAAT AAAGAGTTTCCCAGCTTTGTGGTTGGCTTCGATTTGGTGGGTCAGGAGGACGTGGGTCATCCGCTGAGCCAGTTCGCAGAGGAGCTGCTCAAGCTGCCCGACCACATCCACTTTTACTTCCACGCCGGCCAGACCAACTGGTACGGATCGCACGTGGACCAGAATCTGTTGGACGCCATTGTGCTGGGCACGAGGAGGATCGGTCATGGCTACACGATCACCAAACATCCGGTGCTCATGCGGCTGGCCAAGTACCTGAACATTGCCCTCGAGGTGTGCCCGGTGTCCAACCAGGTGCTCCAACTGGGTTCCGACTATCGCAGTCATCCCGCTGCCACGCTGATCGCCGAGAACGTGCCCATGGTGATCGCCTCCGGCAGTCCGGCTTTCTGGCGAGCCGCTCCTATGTCCCATGACTTCTACATGGCCTTTCTGGGCATCGCACCCATGAATGCCGACCTGAAGTTCCTCAAGCGAACCGCCAAGAACTCCATCAAATACAGCTCGCTGAAGGACGAGGCCAAGGCCGAGGCGATGGAGAAGTGGAAGAAGGATTGGGATGAGTGGATCGCCAAGATCGtcagccaaaagcaaaaggatgATCAGACTGAAAAGAAGTAA
- the LOC120446809 gene encoding ectoderm-neural cortex protein 1 — protein MEMVTMYNTAPGDKLPMEPQLKELSFRDCKYKKRIPTIFKDLRLPKQKSIVHVMKDFWLQRKHPDFLVRIGQHSFPCDRLVLMVYIDQVRRSKDMLELQLPAKFVRPEVFELLHRWMTDQKPLLKRPGIVSLLIAADYLNISELSSQIWACLDPISGFAEHQAIQVAMDALPLRKMSQLHYMMLQRIQYSFLIFVSTVEFLALPIESVSALFSSNDIRINSEAEVLYAAIRWLNYEWPSRKNFALQLMEKVRLSRLPAKLLQVLESPVGDTRVDRIIQLPVVKALIEKGNFDQIATDLDDGRGWYREIYEIFDVALVPPRRFICHDLAPYHEPKPESPDQVFAYKDFLDYLGLLQTLPLDTLQLLAEPL, from the exons ATGGAAATGGTAACCATGTATAATACAGCCCCTGGCGATAAATTGCCAATGGAACCGCAACTGAAAGAGCTCAGTTTTCGGGACTGCAAGTACAAAAAACGAATTCCAACGATTTTCAAGGACTTGCGACTGCCCAAGCAAAAAAGCATCGTGCATGTAATGAAGGACTTTTGGCTGCAGAGGAAGCATCCCGATTTCCTGGTGCGGATCGGGCAGCACAGCTTTCCCTGCGACCGCCTGGTCCTAATGGTCTACATAGATCAAGTGAGGCGTAGCAAGGACATGTTGGAGCTACAACTGCCAGCGAAATTTGTTAGGCCGGAAGTCTTTGAGCTACTACACCGCTGGATGACTGATCAGAAACCGTTGCTAAAGCGTCCGGGCATTGTTAGTCTGCTGATTGCTGCGGACTACCTCAACATCAGTGAATTGTCGTCCCAGATCTGGGCTTGCTTGGATCCGATCTCGGGTTTCGCCGAGCATCAGGCCATCCAGGTGGCCATGGATGCACTGCCCCTTCGGAAGATGAGTCAATTGCACTACATGATGCTGCAGCGTATCCAATACTCCTTCCTCATTTTTGTATCCACGGTCGAGTTCCTCGCCTTGCCCATCGAAAGCGTGAGTGCCCTGTTCTCCTCGAATGACATAAGGATTAACAGTGAGGCGGAGGTGCTCTACGCCGCCATCCGTTGGCTGAATTACGAGTGGCCCAGCCGCAAGAATTTCGCGTTGCAGCTAATGGAAAAGGTGCGACTTTCCAGGCTGCCCGCCAAACTGCTCCAAGTGCTGGAGTCGCCGGTGGGGGACACGCGTGTAGACCGCATCATCCAGTTGCCGGTGGTAAAAGCGCTCATAGAGAAGGGCAA CTTCGACCAAATAGCGACGGACTTGGACGACGGAAGGGGTTGGTATCGGGAGATTTATGAGATCTTTGACGTGGCACTGGTGCCACCACGTCGATTCATCTGTCACGATTTGGCACCGTACCACGAACCGAAGCCAGAGTCACCTGACCAGGTGTTCGCGTACAAGGACTTCCTCGACTACCTGGGCCTCCTGCAGACACTGCCTTTGGACACCTTGCAGCTCCTCGCAGAGCCCCTCTGA
- the LOC120446830 gene encoding adenosine deaminase 2 isoform X2, producing MAVLLSRRMQLAGLARRATPTAVQLMHENPNEMSLLEMLGTTNLRKSTPKDYRILREIFNSFERYSGVGNNIQLTLPERAANELIMCEKKREYEKGIMDPSKFAPGHHIFQVLSKVKKSPLFQILRRMPKGAALKAHDTSMCSSRAVIKLTYRENLWVCTTQNGCRVEEFRFAKEKPKDINFENGEWQPMEKLRELRGEENLRKYLRMRLSMYPLASFTTNAHAWRHMMGIFHLLDGLLQYAPLWGDYYYSALQEYYADGVQYVEVRTVIPELYCLDGSRLPKRETVQIYKDTLERFKKDHPGFIDSKLIYAPIRHVQPEVVGKYIKECTELNLTSQSNLEKKGQCHLIKTHFRKSFPALWLASIWWVRRTWVIR from the exons ATGGCGGTGTTGTTGAGCCGCCGGATGCAACTTGCTGGATTGGCGCGgcgtgccacgcccaccgccgtCCAGTTGATGCACGAGAATCCGAACGAGATGTCGCTGCTCGAGATGCTGGGTACCACCAATCTGCGCAAGAGCACGCCCAAGGACTACCGCATCCTGCGCGAGATTTTCAACTCCTTCGAGCGCTACTCCGGTGTGGGCAACAACATTCAGTTGACCCTGCCAGAGCGAGCGGCCAACGAGCTGATCATGTGCGAAAAGAAGCGGGAGTACGAGAAGGGCATCATGGATCCCTCGAAGTTTGCGCCGGGACACCACATCTTCCAGGTGCTCAGCAAGGTGAAGAAGTCGCCGCTCTTCCAAATCCTGAGAAGGATGCCCAAGGGTGCGGCCCTCAAGGCGCACGACACCTCCATGTGCAGTTCGAGGGCGGTCATCAAGTTGACCTATCGGGAGAACCTCTGGGTGTGCACCACCCAGAACGGCTGCCGTGTGGAGGAGTTCCGATTCGCCAAGGAGAAGCCCAAGGATATCAATTTCGAGAATGGCGAGTGGCAGCCGATGGAAAAGCTGAGGGAATTGCGAGGCGAGGAGAATCTCAGAAAGTATTTGCGAATGCGACTCAGCATGTACCCTTTGGCCAGCTTCACGACCAATGCCCACGCCTGGCGCCACATGATGGGCATCTTTCATCTGCTGGACGGTCTACTACAGTATGCCCCCCTTTGGGGAGACTACTACTACAGTGCGCTCCAGGAATACTACGCCGACGGAGTCCAATATGTGGAGGTGAGAACTGTGATCCCGGAACTCTACTGCCTGGATGGGAGCCGTTTGCCCAAGCGGGAAACGGTGCAAATCTACAAGGACACACTGGAGCGATTCAAGAAGGATCATCCAGGATTCATCGATTCCAAGCTGATATACGCGCCCATTCGGCATGTGCAACCGGAGGTAGTGGGCAAATACATTAAGGAGTGCACCGAACTGAAT TTGACTTCTCAGTCGAATCTAGAAAAGAAAGGGCAGTGCCATCTAATTAAAACTCATTTCAGAAAGAGTTTCCCAGCTTTGTGGTTGGCTTCGATTTGGTGGGTCAGGAGGACGTGGGTCATCCGCTGA
- the LOC120446659 gene encoding uncharacterized protein LOC120446659, with translation MGVLQTVHRSLLMQHKLGSLTIKRTYDTVKKMNLRRRRLEHLKELRKLDEMCYKAASRNDKKCHPPVMPLPKEECLDDPCAEAEMPSDLEHYTPSDKATRKYQRTWCECYMIPKAAVKARKCYPNRPRRKFECPRVSDVECRWDPQPCDDEKKKPDILIEVPRIGKWPCCKIPSPGCRDGRIPPSCDAGRIPSCCKKRRTKYPSFSECKKELLDVIPPCECEKKINMCDVYAYFRHKTH, from the coding sequence ATGGGGGTGCTGCAGACCGTCCACCGTTCGCTGTTGATGCAGCACAAATTGGGATCGCTGACCATCAAGCGGACGTACGACACGGTGAAGAAGATGAACCTGCGTCGCCGGCGCTTGGAGCATCTGAAGGAGCTCAGAAAGCTAGATGAAATGTGCTACAAGGCGGCCAGTCGCAATGACAAGAAGTGCCATCCGCCGGTGATGCCGTTGCCCAAGGAAGAGTGCTTGGACGACCCATGTGCGGAGGCGGAGATGCCATCGGACCTGGAACACTATACGCCCAGTGACAAGGCCACGCGCAAGTATCAGCGCACCTGGTGCGAGTGCTATATGATACCCAAGGCGGCTGTCAAGGCCAGGAAGTGCTATCCGAATAGACCGCGGCGTAAGTTCGAGTGTCCGAGGGTTTCCGATGTCGAGTGCCGCTGGGATCCCCAGCCCTGTGATGACGAGAAGAAGAAGCCCGACATACTGATAGAGGTGCCGCGCATCGGAAAGTGGCCCTGCTGCAAGATCCCATCGCCAGGATGCCGCGATGGCCGTATACCGCCCTCCTGCGACGCTGGTCGCATTCCATCCTGCTGCAAGAAGCGACGCACCAAGTATCCCAGCTTCTCGGAGTGCAAGAAGGAACTGCTCGACGTCATCCCACCATGCGAGTGCGAGAAGAAAATCAACATGTGCGACGTATATGCATATTTTCGCCATAAGACACACTAA
- the LOC120446656 gene encoding uncharacterized protein LOC120446656, giving the protein MKIYKQKLRDVWLQMEEFRAWLRRDPDDSYRAHCRFCKCCVNTKISDLRAHAATKKHMKHLDLKPHLKPSDGSHLNRSSASTSSATPYKVKVKAQPKTSPVKKEKISVSDQSVDYEQIIENLALYEPEQVMFSSCSLTGGGEQRLEDEVEGEGEMSTISIMDEDMVNKAVANALRTQKDSAQIFGDFVADRLRQLNADASEFAKDKIMKVILEAASIDRAPTYN; this is encoded by the exons ATGAAAATTTACAAGCAAAAACTGCGCGATGTGTGGCTGCAAATGGAGGAGTTTCGTGCGTGGCTGCGACGGGATCCGGACGACTCCTACCGAGCGCATTGCCGCTTCTGCAAATGCTGCGTAAACACCAAAATCAGCGATCTGCGTGCCCATGCGGCGACCAAGAAGCATATGAAGCACTTGGACCTCAAACCGCATCTC AAACCCTCGGACGGCAGCCACTTAAACAGGTCATCCGCCAGCACTTCCAGCGCCACACCCTACAAGGTCAAGGTGAAGGCACAGCCAAAAACTTCCCCAGTGAAGAAGGAGAAAATCAGCGTCTCGGATCAGTCCGTCGACTACGAGCAAATCATTGAGAATCTGGCCCTTTACGAACCGGAGCAGGTCATGTTCTCCTCGTGCTCCCTGACCGGCGGCGGCGAGCAGAGGCTGGAGGACGAGGTTGAAGGCGAGGGCGAGATGTCCACCATCAGCATCATGGACGAGGACATGGTCAACAAGGCGGTGGCCAATGCGCTGCGCACTCAGAAGGACAGCGCCCAGATCTTCGGGGACTTTGTGGCCGACCGACTGCGACAGTTGAACGCCGACGCCTCCGAGTTTGCGAAGGACAAGATAATGAAGGTTATTCTGGAGGCCGCGTCCATCGATCGGGCTCCCacttataattaa